In Ptiloglossa arizonensis isolate GNS036 chromosome 6, iyPtiAriz1_principal, whole genome shotgun sequence, a single window of DNA contains:
- the LOC143148335 gene encoding uncharacterized protein LOC143148335 isoform X4, translating to MRLILVILVLSLETVLSRYYEKKRFDRSVYDDSEILIVDKRLPKKEWIFIDYETYFKAYKDRNENDCYLEQLRDNLGTKELLGNRLHRQKVLYASTEALTKLEAWRIAGGRIVDFCEGRNIILLQNTIPIFEHTLDPFSNVIPQDENDIASRRVADVVLTPLISRAKRQIVLEEREKINESFKRTRTRRQTHQPRGRFRGQTQSQYLSVGNNEQNEGKAEAEATEQSSRAVVSGSHGMGQAQSMSSSGVGCEGCPKYTSEGSAPDRYVQHPSIIGTGALPRKGNGILPGTSTSGTHTFPKIFPTIEQTGGRIVDHGTTIPGTTMGTTYPNGVTPGEKVYPDTIAPGGRGGGVIYPGSVPGSVPGSVPGSTTTGGGVVYPDRVPGSQTEGGVTYPGGTTTGGGIVYPDRAPGTPTAGGIIYPGSTPGGGVTYPGSVAGSTIPGSGAVYPSVVPDTRITGGEVAYPVNLPGTATTGGGVSYPSNVPGRTSTGGGTVYPSSLPETSGVGAAYPRGGPGTTTTRGGVSYPGNVPGSTTTGGGTVYPGSVPGTTTTGGGVLYPGSVPGTTTTGGGVLYPGSVPGTTTTGGGVLYPGSVPGTTTTGGGVVYPGSVPGTTTTGGGVVYPGSVPGTTTTSGGVVYPGSVPGTTTTGGGVVYPGSLPGTTTTGGGVVYPGSIPGTQTLGSGVIYPGSIPGAPTQGVDAVYPGSVPVTPTQGADTVYPGSVLTTTGGGLVYPGSVPSTSGGVYPSNVLGSTITRGGVVYPGGVPGTTKTGVGAIYPGGVPGTLTPGSGVVYPGNIPGSTVIGGDVVYREQIPGIATTGGGGIYSRTDGPYPGGILPDGRTRIPYPESVVQSGSKERDSKTSVDAKMYPGQIPGVLYPSMVVTGPSPNGIAGATTTTGAERTIAYPSGISPPGSQLRETVHYQERHMPDSTSGGDITSRTPGTIPAGVGAYPGGIVTGTPGHLVTGDRIGYPGGISTGTGGTELYSDGTLQGTNGRNIGPNVITTGVSPDGGTMISYPVGSDNANLQKLGSGQSGITYPNAVLQYPGGEKYPGSPGTVPSGYLTEQGQYPGTWHTGQSRTTPDMTERHVAAEINRQGTGQYPSEGQNVRQQYVGLQYPTGIGLTANNREASQYYQQTGNFPSTSDDNSDSQASSSVKQTDSGTQASASAQGTYSQGTAQSQITGTYSGSGTFSGQAGSSDINKSSQVEINGGKDGATSNSQGTGGYGKSLAQVQLDSESGATSTGAQSSGWNHGTNSQVQASSKGGMADAQANGEGSTSSQAQIGFQPYLKTDETLEKHSKPFRGGGTASAQSGTNRGQSQSQLEGSFQYGITYTGAAQAGSGSGAVASRKPFNFSRTDTELFNPFKPQNTLQIAKDNKSEVTNISSDTDYDYNQDNPSQGLQTSSSSRKTIITNATKDNSQNVANKQNQFTEKSQVEDTMYDYDEYDAEDYDTSQAPTSMNSKQSKSYIIEQNNSDHQSQMIQVTTGNRYDVRVNQDSNAPQAGDMLQSGQSLPGYTIPPGFRGRVTSVAGDETIAHGDGKSQSQTVSLTPTDPNTTHQNKSPITEIRSLKTNHERLADDHILFQNKHQKHNFPRVQNQLTSVEYSKPTTKGPIKPSYYTVTNSFAGKMDGSRNSPRKYEHRYYTKSSTCGYFTFSCNVVYGSNGRTKICKPKMPTNPDGTPLKC from the exons ATGCGGCTGATCCTTGTCATCTTGGTCCTCTCCTTGGAGACGGTACTCTCGAGGTACTAC GAGAAGAAACGCTTCGACCGCTCCGTTTACGATGATTCCGAAATACTTATCGTGGATAAACGTTTACCGAAGAAAGAGTGGATATTCATCGATTACGAAACG TACTTCAAAGCgtacaaagacagaaacgaaaaCGATTGCTACTTAGAGCAACTGAGAGATAATCTCGGCACAAAGGAGCTTTTGGGAAACAGATTACATCGACAAAAAGTACTCTACGCGTCGACCGAAGCTTTGACAAAATTAGAG GCTTGGCGAATAGCTGGGGGCAGAATAGTTGATTTCTGCGAGGGACGCAACATTATTTTACTACAAAATACCATACCAATATTCGAGCACACGTTGGATCCTTTCTCCAATGTGATTCCGCAAGATGAAAACGATATCGCGAGTAGACGAGTAGCTGACGTAGTTCTAACACCTTTGATAAGTCGAGCTAAAAGACAAATCGTTCTCGAAGAACGAGAAAAGATTAACGAGAGTTTCAAACGAACTCGTACACGACGCCAAACGCACCAACCTCGAGGAAGATTCCGTGGGCAGACGCAATCTCAGTATTTATCTGTCGGTAATAACGAACAAAATGAAGGTAAAGCCGAGGCCGAAGCCACCGAACAATCTTCTCGTGCAGTTGTCA GTGGAAGTCATGGTATGGGTCAGGCTCAAAGTATGTCGTCGAGTGGTGTTGGTTGCGAAGGTTGCCCTAAATACACTAGCGAGGGTAGTGCTCCGGATAGATACGTCCAACATCCAAGCATCATAGGTACTGGTGCTTTACCCAGAAAAGGAAACGGGATTCTTCCAG GAACGTCAACCAGCGGGACTCATACTTTTCCTAAAATCTTCCCTACGATCGAACAAACAGGAGGTAGAATAGTTGACCACGGTACGACCATTCCTGGTACTACAATGGGCACAACTTATCCGAATGGCGTTACACCGGGAGAAAAAGTATATCCAGATACTATTGCACCAGGTGGTCGAG GAGGTGGTGTAATTTATCCTGGCAGTGTACCTGGCAGTGTACCTGGCAGTGTACCTGGCAGTACAACAACTGGAGGTGGTGTAGTTTATCCTGACAGAGTACCCGGTTCACAAACAGAAGGTGGAGTAACTTATCCTGGTGGTACAACAACTGGAGGTGGTATAGTTTATCCTGACCGTGCACCTGGTACTCCAACGGCAGGTGGAATAATTTATCCTGGCAGTACACCGGGAGGTGGTGTAACATATCCTGGAAGTGTGGCCGGTAGTACGATACCCGGAAGTGGTGCAGTTTATCCTAGCGTTGTACCTGATACTAGAATAACAGGAGGTGAAGTAGCCTATCCAGTGAATCTACCTGGTACTGCAACAACTGGTGGTGGAGTATCTTATCCTAGCAATGTACCTGGTAGAACGTCAACTGGGGGTGGTACAGTTTATCCTAGCAGTCTACCTGAAACATCAGGAGTTGGAGCAGCCTACCCTAGAGGTGGACCTGGTACTACAACAACTAGAGGCGGAGTATCTTATCCAGGCAATGTGCCTGGTAGTACGACTACTGGAGGTGGGACAGTTTATCCTGGAAGTGTACCTGGTACTACAACGACTGGTGGTGGTGTACTTTATCCAGGCAGTGTACCTGGTACTACAACGACTGGTGGTGGTGTACTTTATCCAGGCAGTGTACCTGGTACTACAACGACTGGTGGTGGTGTACTTTATCCAGGCAGTGTACCTGGTACTACAACGACTGGTGGTGGTGTAGTTTATCCAGGCAGTGTGCCTGGCACTACAACGACTGGTGGTGGTGTAGTTTATCCAGGCAGTGTACCTGGTACTACCACGACTAGTGGTGGTGTAGTTTATCCAGGCAGTGTACCTGGTACTACAACGACTGGTGGTGGTGTAGTTTATCCAGGCAGTTTACCTGGTACTACAACGACTGGTGGTGGTGTAGTTTATCCAGGAAGTATACCTGGCACTCAAACACTAGGAAGTGGAGTAATTTATCCTGGTAGTATACCGGGTGCTCCAACACAAGGAGTAGATGCAGTTTACCCTGGTAGTGTACCGGTTACTCCAACACAAGGAGCAGATACAGTTTACCCTGGTAGTGTACTTACAACAACTGGAGGTGGTCTAGTTTATCCCGGTAGTGTACCTAGCACTTCAGGAGGAGTTTATCCTAGCAATGTACTTGGCAGTACGATAACTCGAGGTGGTGTGGTTTATCCCGGTGGTGTACCTGGTACTACAAAAACTGGTGTTGGTGCAATTTATCCTGGCGGTGTACCTGGTACTCTAACGCCAGGAAGTGGAGTAGTTTACCCTGGCAATATACCTGGCAGTACAGTAATTGGAGGTGATGTAGTTTATCGAGAACAAATACCTGGTATTGCAACAACTGGAGGCGGTGGAATTTATTCTCGTACAGATGGACCTTATCCTGGTGGTATTTTACCAGACGGCAGAACAAGAATTCCTTATCCAGAATCAGTAGTACAAAGTGGTTCAAAGGAAAGGGATTCAAAAACATCTGTCGATGCAAAAATGTATCCGGGACAGATTCCTGGAGTTTTGTATCCTAGTATGGTTGTTACAGGTCCTTCACCCAATGGCATTGCAGGTGCAACTACCACAACAGGTGCTGAAAGAACTATTGCTTATCCCAGTGGTATTTCACCACCAGGCAGTCAATTGAGAGAAACTGTACATTATCAAGAAAGACACATGCCAGACTCGACAAGTGGTGGAGATATTACATCAAGAACACCTGGTACAATACCAGCAGGAGTTGGGGCATATCCTGGAGGTATTGTAACAGGAACTCCAGGGCATCTTGTAACAGGTGATCGTATAGGTTATCCTGGAGGTATTTCTACAGGTACTGGTGGTACAGAGTTATATTCGGATGGTACTCTCCAAGGAACTAATGGACGAAACATTGGTCCTAATGTCATTACAACGGGTGTATCTCCTGATGGTGGCACAATGATATCTTATCCTGTAGGGTCTGACAATGCGAATCTTCAGAAACTTGGAAGTGGTCAATCAGGAATAACGTATCCCAATGCTGTACTACAATACCCTGGGGGAGAAAAATATCCAGGCAGCCCTGGCACAGTTCCCTCTGGATATTTAACAGAACAAGGACAATATCCTGGTACATGGCATACTGGACAAAGTCGAACTACTCCAGATATGACAGAAAGACATGTAGCAGCGGAAATTAATAGACAAGGAACTGGACAATATCCAAGTGAAGGACAAAATGTCAGACAACAATATGTAGGATTGCAGTATCCAACCGGAATAGGACTAACAGCAAATAATAGAGAAGCTTCCCAGTATTATCAACAAACCGGTAATTTTCCATCCACAAGCGATGATAACTCTGATTCTCAAGCATCTAGTTCCGTGAAACAAACTGATTCGGGTACACAAGCGAGTGCATCAGCTCAAGGTACATATAGTCAAGGTACAGCTCAATCTCAAATAACGGGTACATACAGTGGCTCTGGAACCTTCTCAGGTCAGGCTGGTAGTAGTGATATTAATAAAAGTTCTCAAGTTGAAATTAACGGTGGTAAAGATGGTGCTACAAGTAATTCTCAAGGGACGGGTGGGTATGGAAAAAGTTTGGCGCAGGTACAATTGGATTCTGAATCCGGTGCTACATCAACGGGTGCACAAAGTAGTGGTTGGAACCATGGTACTAATTCTCAAGTGCAAGCAAGTTCAAAAGGTGGAATGGCAGATGCCCAAGCAAATGGCGAAGGAAGTACTTCGAGTCAAGCTCAAATTGGTTTCCAACCCTATCTTAAAACAGacgaaactcttgaaaaacattCGAAACCTTTTCGCGGAGGTGGGACAGCCTCCGCTCAAAGTGGAACAAATAGAGGTCAATCTCAATCACAACTCGAGGGATCCTTCCAATATGGAATTACTTATACCGGCGCCGCGCAAGCAGGATCAGGATCTGGGGCAGTAGCTTCTAGAAAACCGTTCAATTTTAGCCGCACAGATACCGAGCTATTTAATCCATTTAAACCACAAAATACTCTACAAATTGCAAAAGATAATAAGAGTGAGGTAACAAACATATCCTCAGACACTGATTATGACTATAATCAAGACAATCCTTCACAAGGTTTACAGACAAGTTCGAGTTCCcgtaaaacaattattactaATGCAACGAAAGATAATTCTCAGAATGTGGCTAATAAACAAAATCAGTTTACTGAAAAATCACAAGTAGAAGATACTATGTACGACTACGATGAATACGATGCTGAAGATTATGATACCTCGCAGGCGCCAACTTCAATGAATTCAAAACAATCGAAATCTTATATTATAGAACAAAATAATAGTGATCATCAATCACAAATGATACAAGTTACAACTGGAAATCGATATGATGTTCGTGTAAATCAGGACTCTAACGCACCACAGGCTGGTGATATGCTCCAAAGTGGACAGTCATTACCAGGATATACAATTCCACCTGGTTTCCGTGGCAGAGTAACATCTGTAGCAGGTGATGAAACTATTGCTCACGGTGACGGAAAATCTCAATCTCAAACAGTCTCTTTAACTCCTACAGACCCAAATACTACTCATCAGAATAAATCACCAATCACAGAAATCAGATCACTTAAAACCAATCATGAGAGATTAGCCGATgatcatattttatttcaaaataaacatCAAAAACATAACTTTCCTCGAGTTCAAAATCAACTAACATCAGTGGAATACTCCAAGCCTACTACAAAAGGGCCAATAAAACCAAGTTATTATACAGTAACAAACAGCTTTGCTGGTAAAATGGACGGTAGTAGAAATTCACCAAGAAAGTATGAACATCGCTATTATACTAAAAGTTCTACTTGTGGATATTTCACATTCTCGTGTAATGTTGTGTATGGTTCTAATGGTAGGACAAAAATCTGCAAACCTAAAATGCCAACAAATCCTGATGGTACACCTTTGAAATGTTAA
- the LOC143148335 gene encoding uncharacterized protein LOC143148335 isoform X3 — protein MRLILVILVLSLETVLSRYYEKKRFDRSVYDDSEILIVDKRLPKKEWIFIDYETYFKAYKDRNENDCYLEQLRDNLGTKELLGNRLHRQKVLYASTEALTKLEAWRIAGGRIVDFCEGRNIILLQNTIPIFEHTLDPFSNVIPQDENDIASRRVADVVLTPLISRAKRQIVLEEREKINESFKRTRTRRQTHQPRGRFRGQTQSQYLSVGNNEQNEGKAEAEATEQSSRAVVSGSHGMGQAQSMSSSGVGCEGCPKYTSEGSAPDRYVQHPSIIGTGALPRKGNGILPGTSTSGTHTFPKIFPTIEQTGGRIVDHGTTIPGTTMGTTYPNGVTPGEKVYPDTIAPGGRGIVPGGGVIYPGSVPGSVPGSVPGSTTTGGGVVYPDRVPGSQTEGGVTYPGGTTTGGGIVYPDRAPGTPTAGGIIYPGSTPGGGVTYPGSVAGSTIPGSGAVYPSVVPDTRITGGEVAYPVNLPGTATTGGGVSYPSNVPGRTSTGGGTVYPSSLPETSGVGAAYPRGGPGTTTTRGGVSYPGNVPGSTTTGGGTVYPGSVPGTTTTGGGVLYPGSVPGTTTTGGGVLYPGSVPGTTTTGGGVLYPGSVPGTTTTGGGVVYPGSVPGTTTTGGGVVYPGSVPGTTTTSGGVVYPGSVPGTTTTGGGVVYPGSLPGTTTTGGGVVYPGSIPGTQTLGSGVIYPGSIPGAPTQGVDAVYPGSVPVTPTQGADTVYPGSVLTTTGGGLVYPGSVPSTSGGVYPSNVLGSTITRGGVVYPGGVPGTTKTGVGAIYPGGVPGTLTPGSGVVYPGNIPGSTVIGGDVVYREQIPGIATTGGGGIYSRTDGPYPGGILPDGRTRIPYPESVVQSGSKERDSKTSVDAKMYPGQIPGVLYPSMVVTGPSPNGIAGATTTTGAERTIAYPSGISPPGSQLRETVHYQERHMPDSTSGGDITSRTPGTIPAGVGAYPGGIVTGTPGHLVTGDRIGYPGGISTGTGGTELYSDGTLQGTNGRNIGPNVITTGVSPDGGTMISYPVGSDNANLQKLGSGQSGITYPNAVLQYPGGEKYPGSPGTVPSGYLTEQGQYPGTWHTGQSRTTPDMTERHVAAEINRQGTGQYPSEGQNVRQQYVGLQYPTGIGLTANNREASQYYQQTGNFPSTSDDNSDSQASSSVKQTDSGTQASASAQGTYSQGTAQSQITGTYSGSGTFSGQAGSSDINKSSQVEINGGKDGATSNSQGTGGYGKSLAQVQLDSESGATSTGAQSSGWNHGTNSQVQASSKGGMADAQANGEGSTSSQAQIGFQPYLKTDETLEKHSKPFRGGGTASAQSGTNRGQSQSQLEGSFQYGITYTGAAQAGSGSGAVASRKPFNFSRTDTELFNPFKPQNTLQIAKDNKSEVTNISSDTDYDYNQDNPSQGLQTSSSSRKTIITNATKDNSQNVANKQNQFTEKSQVEDTMYDYDEYDAEDYDTSQAPTSMNSKQSKSYIIEQNNSDHQSQMIQVTTGNRYDVRVNQDSNAPQAGDMLQSGQSLPGYTIPPGFRGRVTSVAGDETIAHGDGKSQSQTVSLTPTDPNTTHQNKSPITEIRSLKTNHERLADDHILFQNKHQKHNFPRVQNQLTSVEYSKPTTKGPIKPSYYTVTNSFAGKMDGSRNSPRKYEHRYYTKSSTCGYFTFSCNVVYGSNGRTKICKPKMPTNPDGTPLKC, from the exons ATGCGGCTGATCCTTGTCATCTTGGTCCTCTCCTTGGAGACGGTACTCTCGAGGTACTAC GAGAAGAAACGCTTCGACCGCTCCGTTTACGATGATTCCGAAATACTTATCGTGGATAAACGTTTACCGAAGAAAGAGTGGATATTCATCGATTACGAAACG TACTTCAAAGCgtacaaagacagaaacgaaaaCGATTGCTACTTAGAGCAACTGAGAGATAATCTCGGCACAAAGGAGCTTTTGGGAAACAGATTACATCGACAAAAAGTACTCTACGCGTCGACCGAAGCTTTGACAAAATTAGAG GCTTGGCGAATAGCTGGGGGCAGAATAGTTGATTTCTGCGAGGGACGCAACATTATTTTACTACAAAATACCATACCAATATTCGAGCACACGTTGGATCCTTTCTCCAATGTGATTCCGCAAGATGAAAACGATATCGCGAGTAGACGAGTAGCTGACGTAGTTCTAACACCTTTGATAAGTCGAGCTAAAAGACAAATCGTTCTCGAAGAACGAGAAAAGATTAACGAGAGTTTCAAACGAACTCGTACACGACGCCAAACGCACCAACCTCGAGGAAGATTCCGTGGGCAGACGCAATCTCAGTATTTATCTGTCGGTAATAACGAACAAAATGAAGGTAAAGCCGAGGCCGAAGCCACCGAACAATCTTCTCGTGCAGTTGTCA GTGGAAGTCATGGTATGGGTCAGGCTCAAAGTATGTCGTCGAGTGGTGTTGGTTGCGAAGGTTGCCCTAAATACACTAGCGAGGGTAGTGCTCCGGATAGATACGTCCAACATCCAAGCATCATAGGTACTGGTGCTTTACCCAGAAAAGGAAACGGGATTCTTCCAG GAACGTCAACCAGCGGGACTCATACTTTTCCTAAAATCTTCCCTACGATCGAACAAACAGGAGGTAGAATAGTTGACCACGGTACGACCATTCCTGGTACTACAATGGGCACAACTTATCCGAATGGCGTTACACCGGGAGAAAAAGTATATCCAGATACTATTGCACCAGGTGGTCGAGGTATAGTACCAG GAGGTGGTGTAATTTATCCTGGCAGTGTACCTGGCAGTGTACCTGGCAGTGTACCTGGCAGTACAACAACTGGAGGTGGTGTAGTTTATCCTGACAGAGTACCCGGTTCACAAACAGAAGGTGGAGTAACTTATCCTGGTGGTACAACAACTGGAGGTGGTATAGTTTATCCTGACCGTGCACCTGGTACTCCAACGGCAGGTGGAATAATTTATCCTGGCAGTACACCGGGAGGTGGTGTAACATATCCTGGAAGTGTGGCCGGTAGTACGATACCCGGAAGTGGTGCAGTTTATCCTAGCGTTGTACCTGATACTAGAATAACAGGAGGTGAAGTAGCCTATCCAGTGAATCTACCTGGTACTGCAACAACTGGTGGTGGAGTATCTTATCCTAGCAATGTACCTGGTAGAACGTCAACTGGGGGTGGTACAGTTTATCCTAGCAGTCTACCTGAAACATCAGGAGTTGGAGCAGCCTACCCTAGAGGTGGACCTGGTACTACAACAACTAGAGGCGGAGTATCTTATCCAGGCAATGTGCCTGGTAGTACGACTACTGGAGGTGGGACAGTTTATCCTGGAAGTGTACCTGGTACTACAACGACTGGTGGTGGTGTACTTTATCCAGGCAGTGTACCTGGTACTACAACGACTGGTGGTGGTGTACTTTATCCAGGCAGTGTACCTGGTACTACAACGACTGGTGGTGGTGTACTTTATCCAGGCAGTGTACCTGGTACTACAACGACTGGTGGTGGTGTAGTTTATCCAGGCAGTGTGCCTGGCACTACAACGACTGGTGGTGGTGTAGTTTATCCAGGCAGTGTACCTGGTACTACCACGACTAGTGGTGGTGTAGTTTATCCAGGCAGTGTACCTGGTACTACAACGACTGGTGGTGGTGTAGTTTATCCAGGCAGTTTACCTGGTACTACAACGACTGGTGGTGGTGTAGTTTATCCAGGAAGTATACCTGGCACTCAAACACTAGGAAGTGGAGTAATTTATCCTGGTAGTATACCGGGTGCTCCAACACAAGGAGTAGATGCAGTTTACCCTGGTAGTGTACCGGTTACTCCAACACAAGGAGCAGATACAGTTTACCCTGGTAGTGTACTTACAACAACTGGAGGTGGTCTAGTTTATCCCGGTAGTGTACCTAGCACTTCAGGAGGAGTTTATCCTAGCAATGTACTTGGCAGTACGATAACTCGAGGTGGTGTGGTTTATCCCGGTGGTGTACCTGGTACTACAAAAACTGGTGTTGGTGCAATTTATCCTGGCGGTGTACCTGGTACTCTAACGCCAGGAAGTGGAGTAGTTTACCCTGGCAATATACCTGGCAGTACAGTAATTGGAGGTGATGTAGTTTATCGAGAACAAATACCTGGTATTGCAACAACTGGAGGCGGTGGAATTTATTCTCGTACAGATGGACCTTATCCTGGTGGTATTTTACCAGACGGCAGAACAAGAATTCCTTATCCAGAATCAGTAGTACAAAGTGGTTCAAAGGAAAGGGATTCAAAAACATCTGTCGATGCAAAAATGTATCCGGGACAGATTCCTGGAGTTTTGTATCCTAGTATGGTTGTTACAGGTCCTTCACCCAATGGCATTGCAGGTGCAACTACCACAACAGGTGCTGAAAGAACTATTGCTTATCCCAGTGGTATTTCACCACCAGGCAGTCAATTGAGAGAAACTGTACATTATCAAGAAAGACACATGCCAGACTCGACAAGTGGTGGAGATATTACATCAAGAACACCTGGTACAATACCAGCAGGAGTTGGGGCATATCCTGGAGGTATTGTAACAGGAACTCCAGGGCATCTTGTAACAGGTGATCGTATAGGTTATCCTGGAGGTATTTCTACAGGTACTGGTGGTACAGAGTTATATTCGGATGGTACTCTCCAAGGAACTAATGGACGAAACATTGGTCCTAATGTCATTACAACGGGTGTATCTCCTGATGGTGGCACAATGATATCTTATCCTGTAGGGTCTGACAATGCGAATCTTCAGAAACTTGGAAGTGGTCAATCAGGAATAACGTATCCCAATGCTGTACTACAATACCCTGGGGGAGAAAAATATCCAGGCAGCCCTGGCACAGTTCCCTCTGGATATTTAACAGAACAAGGACAATATCCTGGTACATGGCATACTGGACAAAGTCGAACTACTCCAGATATGACAGAAAGACATGTAGCAGCGGAAATTAATAGACAAGGAACTGGACAATATCCAAGTGAAGGACAAAATGTCAGACAACAATATGTAGGATTGCAGTATCCAACCGGAATAGGACTAACAGCAAATAATAGAGAAGCTTCCCAGTATTATCAACAAACCGGTAATTTTCCATCCACAAGCGATGATAACTCTGATTCTCAAGCATCTAGTTCCGTGAAACAAACTGATTCGGGTACACAAGCGAGTGCATCAGCTCAAGGTACATATAGTCAAGGTACAGCTCAATCTCAAATAACGGGTACATACAGTGGCTCTGGAACCTTCTCAGGTCAGGCTGGTAGTAGTGATATTAATAAAAGTTCTCAAGTTGAAATTAACGGTGGTAAAGATGGTGCTACAAGTAATTCTCAAGGGACGGGTGGGTATGGAAAAAGTTTGGCGCAGGTACAATTGGATTCTGAATCCGGTGCTACATCAACGGGTGCACAAAGTAGTGGTTGGAACCATGGTACTAATTCTCAAGTGCAAGCAAGTTCAAAAGGTGGAATGGCAGATGCCCAAGCAAATGGCGAAGGAAGTACTTCGAGTCAAGCTCAAATTGGTTTCCAACCCTATCTTAAAACAGacgaaactcttgaaaaacattCGAAACCTTTTCGCGGAGGTGGGACAGCCTCCGCTCAAAGTGGAACAAATAGAGGTCAATCTCAATCACAACTCGAGGGATCCTTCCAATATGGAATTACTTATACCGGCGCCGCGCAAGCAGGATCAGGATCTGGGGCAGTAGCTTCTAGAAAACCGTTCAATTTTAGCCGCACAGATACCGAGCTATTTAATCCATTTAAACCACAAAATACTCTACAAATTGCAAAAGATAATAAGAGTGAGGTAACAAACATATCCTCAGACACTGATTATGACTATAATCAAGACAATCCTTCACAAGGTTTACAGACAAGTTCGAGTTCCcgtaaaacaattattactaATGCAACGAAAGATAATTCTCAGAATGTGGCTAATAAACAAAATCAGTTTACTGAAAAATCACAAGTAGAAGATACTATGTACGACTACGATGAATACGATGCTGAAGATTATGATACCTCGCAGGCGCCAACTTCAATGAATTCAAAACAATCGAAATCTTATATTATAGAACAAAATAATAGTGATCATCAATCACAAATGATACAAGTTACAACTGGAAATCGATATGATGTTCGTGTAAATCAGGACTCTAACGCACCACAGGCTGGTGATATGCTCCAAAGTGGACAGTCATTACCAGGATATACAATTCCACCTGGTTTCCGTGGCAGAGTAACATCTGTAGCAGGTGATGAAACTATTGCTCACGGTGACGGAAAATCTCAATCTCAAACAGTCTCTTTAACTCCTACAGACCCAAATACTACTCATCAGAATAAATCACCAATCACAGAAATCAGATCACTTAAAACCAATCATGAGAGATTAGCCGATgatcatattttatttcaaaataaacatCAAAAACATAACTTTCCTCGAGTTCAAAATCAACTAACATCAGTGGAATACTCCAAGCCTACTACAAAAGGGCCAATAAAACCAAGTTATTATACAGTAACAAACAGCTTTGCTGGTAAAATGGACGGTAGTAGAAATTCACCAAGAAAGTATGAACATCGCTATTATACTAAAAGTTCTACTTGTGGATATTTCACATTCTCGTGTAATGTTGTGTATGGTTCTAATGGTAGGACAAAAATCTGCAAACCTAAAATGCCAACAAATCCTGATGGTACACCTTTGAAATGTTAA